CTCGCCCATAATCGAATTGACAACTGAACTGATAACAATTATCATTGTCAATGGAATCGGACAAATGTACATACGGATATTATATGTATCAATAATAGTATCAATATTTTTGAACGTAGATATCTGTCATAATAACGCCTAATGAGGTGTTCATATTGAAAGGGGTTAATACAGTGTTTAAGAGAAATAGAAAGATGATCATGCTTCTGATTACGGTGATGGTCATGTCCATCTGGTTGGCCGCGTGTGGAGCGAAGCCTGCAGAGAACGGAGCAGCAGGAGAGAACGACACAACAACGGAGACAGAGACGCAAACAGAAGCCGCTACAGAGCGCACATTAACAGATGCTATGGGACATGAAGTAACCATCCCAGCTAATCCGGAGCGTGTCATCGCGTCTTACCTGGAAGACCACCTCGTTACACTCGGTGTTAAGCCAGCAGCACAGTGGTCCATCAACAACGGCAGTGGTTTGCAGGATTATCTGCAAAACGATCTGAACGGCATACCCGGCATTGCAAGTGATCAACCTTTTGAAGCGATGGCCAGTTTCTCCCCAGACCTGATTATTATGGGCTCTGAAAGTACTGTTGAAGGAGAGAAATACGAACAGTACAACAAAATTGCTCCTACTTATGTTCTCGGAGATGAGGTTAATAAGGATTGGCGCCAAGCTCTGCTCAAGATTGGTGAAATTCTGAACAAATCGGATGTAGCACAGAAGGCGTTAGACAATTATGATGCCAAAGCAAAGGAAATTAAAGAAAAAGTAACTGCTGTTACAGGAGGAACAAAATCGGCCGCCGCGTTGTGGT
This Paenibacillus xylanexedens DNA region includes the following protein-coding sequences:
- a CDS encoding ABC transporter substrate-binding protein → MFKRNRKMIMLLITVMVMSIWLAACGAKPAENGAAGENDTTTETETQTEAATERTLTDAMGHEVTIPANPERVIASYLEDHLVTLGVKPAAQWSINNGSGLQDYLQNDLNGIPGIASDQPFEAMASFSPDLIIMGSESTVEGEKYEQYNKIAPTYVLGDEVNKDWRQALLKIGEILNKSDVAQKALDNYDAKAKEIKEKVTAVTGGTKSAAALWLFNNKFYVVSNNVSSGEVMYNELGFAEPNVVKEASAKATGNWSEISLEKIAEMDADYLFLVNSDRGAGSEALQDAVWQSIPAVKTGNVFEFESTSSWLYSGVQANTQILQDIQSSIVK